In a single window of the Bacteroidota bacterium genome:
- the pheS gene encoding phenylalanine--tRNA ligase subunit alpha, with translation MKDRIESLLEEIEAFAARNAEQAEQFRLNYLSRKGKISTLFEEFKTVAPEMKREVGQLLNRLKTKAEEKLESLRSDSGSDESTSSSTDWFAPSGAPEGTRHPLQLVRREILDIFGRLGFTVEEGPEVEDDWHNFSALNFPEEHPARDMQDTFFIDVSDAKNPHALRTHTSSVQVRVLENTKPPVRIVMPGRVYRNEAISARAHCFFHQVEGLYVDKGVSFADMKQTLLYFSREMFGADTQIRLRPSYFPFTEPSAEMDISCTICHGKGCNVCKHSGWVEILGCGMVDPAVLSNCGIDPNVYSGFAFGMGIERITMLKYGVNDLRLFSENDVRFLKQFRGA, from the coding sequence ATGAAAGACCGTATTGAATCCTTGCTCGAAGAAATTGAAGCCTTTGCTGCGCGCAACGCAGAGCAGGCCGAGCAGTTCCGTTTGAATTACCTGAGCCGCAAAGGAAAAATTTCCACGCTGTTTGAAGAGTTTAAAACCGTGGCGCCCGAAATGAAGCGCGAAGTGGGCCAGCTGCTCAACCGCCTCAAAACAAAGGCCGAGGAAAAACTCGAAAGCCTGCGCAGCGACAGCGGCAGCGACGAAAGCACAAGCTCCAGCACCGACTGGTTTGCCCCTTCCGGCGCGCCCGAGGGCACACGCCACCCGCTGCAACTGGTGCGCCGCGAAATACTCGATATTTTTGGCCGCCTCGGCTTTACGGTAGAAGAAGGTCCGGAAGTGGAAGACGACTGGCACAACTTCTCGGCGCTCAATTTCCCCGAGGAGCATCCCGCGCGCGACATGCAGGACACGTTTTTCATTGACGTAAGCGATGCGAAAAACCCGCACGCCCTGCGCACACACACCTCGAGCGTGCAGGTGCGCGTGCTCGAAAACACAAAACCGCCGGTGCGCATTGTAATGCCCGGCCGCGTGTATCGCAACGAAGCCATTTCGGCCCGTGCACATTGCTTCTTCCACCAGGTTGAAGGCCTGTATGTGGACAAAGGGGTTTCCTTTGCCGATATGAAGCAAACGCTGCTCTACTTCTCGCGCGAGATGTTTGGCGCTGATACACAAATTCGTTTGCGCCCCAGCTATTTCCCCTTCACCGAACCAAGTGCCGAAATGGACATTTCCTGCACCATTTGCCACGGCAAAGGCTGCAACGTATGCAAACACTCCGGCTGGGTCGAAATCCTCGGCTGCGGCATGGTGGATCCGGCGGTACTCAGCAACTGCGGCATTGATCCGAATGTGTATTCGGGCTTTGCCTTCGGCATGGGCATTGAGCGGATTACGATGCTGAAGTACGGGGTAAACGATCTTCGTTTGTTTTCGGAAAACGATGTGCGTTTTCTGAAGCAGTTCCGGGGGGCGTAA
- a CDS encoding NAD(P)-dependent alcohol dehydrogenase, whose translation MTAVICTAYGKPEVLKLAQVSRPAVKTGEILVKIIATAVNSGDVRVRAMDANWWQRVLMRLIIGINKPRKPVLGTVYAGVVMATGEGVTEFAVGDEVYGLTGFGFGTYAEYISVKAKGTVLHKPVNASFEEAAAILFGGQTAVYFLQQAGIEKRAGQKVMIYGASGAVGVAAVQIAGYYNAEVTAVCSTANAALLQSIGAGKVVCYDKTNISHGAGRFDLVFDAVGKLPAEQGKKLLRAGGLFKSVAGGDYARESRAQLELLRKLFEGGHLKAVIDKTYPLSEAVQAHVYVDAGHKKGNVVLKVA comes from the coding sequence ATGACAGCGGTAATCTGTACCGCTTACGGAAAACCCGAAGTGCTGAAGCTGGCGCAGGTGAGCAGGCCCGCTGTAAAAACCGGTGAAATATTAGTAAAAATTATTGCCACCGCCGTAAATTCGGGCGATGTGCGAGTGCGGGCAATGGATGCAAACTGGTGGCAGCGTGTGCTGATGCGTTTGATAATAGGTATAAACAAACCCCGAAAGCCGGTTTTAGGTACGGTGTATGCCGGGGTGGTGATGGCAACCGGTGAAGGAGTAACTGAATTTGCAGTGGGCGATGAGGTTTACGGGTTAACCGGTTTCGGCTTTGGCACGTATGCCGAATATATAAGTGTAAAAGCAAAAGGCACCGTGCTGCACAAACCGGTAAATGCTTCGTTTGAAGAAGCGGCTGCAATTTTGTTTGGCGGACAAACAGCGGTTTACTTTTTGCAGCAGGCAGGCATTGAAAAGCGCGCCGGACAAAAAGTAATGATTTACGGCGCATCGGGTGCGGTGGGTGTGGCGGCGGTGCAAATAGCCGGCTATTACAACGCCGAAGTGACCGCAGTGTGCAGCACGGCGAATGCGGCACTGCTGCAAAGCATCGGTGCGGGTAAGGTGGTGTGTTACGACAAAACGAATATTTCGCACGGTGCAGGCCGTTTTGATCTGGTGTTTGATGCCGTAGGTAAACTGCCGGCCGAGCAGGGTAAAAAACTGCTTCGTGCAGGCGGGCTCTTTAAATCGGTGGCCGGCGGCGATTATGCCAGAGAAAGCCGCGCACAGCTTGAACTACTGCGCAAACTGTTTGAAGGCGGGCATTTGAAAGCGGTGATCGACAAAACGTATCCGCTCAGTGAGGCCGTGCAGGCGCATGTGTATGTGGATGCCGGGCACAAAAAAGGCAATGTGGTGCTCAAAGTGGCATAA
- a CDS encoding T9SS type A sorting domain-containing protein — translation MKHIFLLFAVLTLLPPGSRACTCAPNSPDNYCLTLSTDTTIRTVIMAEKVSDYHYGMYVRVISVLSGLTPPDTLLVWGDHGGLCRVYTASFGNGDTLILALQQCDTFGNVMVNPQYPPNLESATDYQLSFCGVYGLRVNNGYVQGPVTSSSLQTYPLGVFLANSCLTLSNGAAHTAALPALYPNPACDVIRIRNLPAGEVVRVYSAAGQLVLVADASGEIGVGELVDGVYFVRCGNAVMRFVKL, via the coding sequence ATGAAACACATTTTCCTGCTTTTTGCTGTGCTTACGTTGTTGCCGCCGGGCAGCAGGGCCTGCACGTGTGCGCCAAATTCGCCCGATAATTATTGCCTTACACTAAGCACCGATACCACCATACGCACCGTGATTATGGCCGAAAAAGTATCGGATTATCACTATGGTATGTATGTGCGTGTAATTTCCGTGCTCAGCGGCCTCACACCGCCCGACACGCTGCTTGTGTGGGGCGATCACGGCGGGCTTTGCCGGGTGTACACCGCCTCGTTCGGCAATGGCGATACGCTTATTCTCGCCCTTCAGCAGTGCGATACGTTCGGCAATGTAATGGTCAATCCGCAATACCCGCCCAATCTGGAGTCGGCAACAGATTATCAGCTTTCCTTTTGCGGCGTGTATGGGTTGCGGGTGAATAACGGGTATGTGCAGGGGCCGGTTACCAGCAGCAGCCTGCAAACGTATCCGCTGGGCGTGTTTCTGGCCAACAGTTGCCTCACGCTTTCAAACGGTGCTGCGCACACGGCTGCGTTGCCTGCGCTTTATCCCAATCCGGCGTGCGATGTAATCCGCATTCGTAATTTGCCGGCGGGTGAAGTGGTGCGTGTGTATTCGGCGGCGGGGCAGTTGGTGTTGGTGGCTGATGCTTCGGGGGAAATTGGGGTGGGGGAGTTGGTGGATGGGGTTTATTTTGTGCGGTGTGGAAATGCTGTGATGCGGTTTGTGAAATTGTAA
- a CDS encoding peptidylprolyl isomerase: protein MGKRITLLFAGLTAAMLSVSFTEADKRARVIIHTTMGDIKVVLYDETPGHRDNFLRIAANKTLDSTLFHRVIKSFMIQGGDPDSKTAKPGQGLGNGTLGYTLPAEIHPALYHKRGALAAARLGDEINPNKESSACQFYLVQGQVFTDSLLDIIIKTRIDQPLKQKIFAAYINDPKNKATKDAFIRAQQRARYLNQPDSLNMLSAQIDPIINTQFEKTPHRVITAEQRKVYTTLGGTPHLDGGYTVFGEVESGLDIIEKISLLPVDGASRPAQDVRMWVEIVK from the coding sequence ATGGGAAAGCGCATAACGCTCCTTTTCGCAGGCCTCACCGCTGCAATGCTTTCTGTTTCCTTTACTGAAGCCGACAAACGGGCCCGGGTGATAATACACACCACCATGGGCGATATAAAAGTGGTGCTTTATGACGAAACGCCCGGCCACCGCGATAATTTTCTGCGTATTGCCGCCAACAAAACCCTCGACAGCACGCTGTTTCACCGGGTAATTAAAAGCTTTATGATACAGGGCGGCGACCCCGATTCGAAAACCGCCAAACCCGGCCAGGGCTTAGGCAACGGCACGCTGGGCTACACCCTGCCCGCCGAAATACACCCCGCCCTGTACCACAAACGCGGCGCACTGGCCGCTGCCCGCCTGGGCGACGAAATAAACCCGAACAAAGAATCATCAGCCTGCCAGTTTTACCTTGTGCAGGGACAGGTGTTTACCGACAGCCTGCTGGACATAATTATAAAAACCCGCATTGACCAGCCGCTGAAGCAGAAAATTTTTGCCGCCTACATCAACGATCCAAAAAACAAAGCCACCAAAGACGCATTTATCCGCGCCCAGCAGCGTGCACGCTACCTCAACCAGCCCGACAGCCTGAACATGCTTTCGGCGCAGATTGATCCTATTATAAACACCCAGTTTGAGAAAACGCCGCACCGCGTAATTACCGCCGAACAGCGCAAAGTATATACCACCCTGGGCGGCACACCGCACCTTGACGGCGGCTACACCGTGTTTGGCGAAGTGGAAAGCGGGCTGGACATTATTGAAAAAATTTCGCTGCTGCCGGTTGACGGAGCAAGCCGCCCCGCGCAGGATGTGCGTATGTGGGTGGAAATTGTGAAGTAA
- a CDS encoding tetratricopeptide repeat protein — MSRLAQLQSMLAEEPGDAFLRYAIAVELAAAGQRTQAIAQVQQLLADRPDYLGAYYQLGQWLEQENKTAEALHTYHLGAQLARQTGNRKTLGELNEAIWLLED, encoded by the coding sequence ATGAGCCGCCTTGCCCAACTGCAATCTATGCTGGCCGAAGAACCCGGCGATGCTTTTCTGCGCTACGCCATTGCCGTAGAGCTTGCCGCCGCCGGGCAGCGCACCCAGGCCATTGCGCAGGTGCAGCAACTCCTTGCCGACAGGCCCGACTACCTCGGCGCTTACTACCAGCTCGGGCAGTGGCTTGAGCAGGAAAACAAAACGGCCGAAGCCCTGCACACCTATCACCTCGGCGCCCAACTGGCCCGCCAAACCGGCAACCGCAAAACCCTCGGCGAACTGAACGAAGCCATCTGGCTGCTTGAAGACTAA
- a CDS encoding alkaline phosphatase family protein yields MPAIRTLLFLLAIVFCCSTCKEDIPAFEGKTKRVIIILVDGPRWSETWGDSLRQYIPYRTLMAQQGVLLTNFRNEGFTYTNAGHTAIINGGHWQIDNSGQELPPVPGLFQYYRKTFSAPADKVWLVASKDKLHILTDCQDPAWQGRYRPSFDVGYSGAGTGYRPDSITHARALDVLRTHHPDLMMISYREPDYTGHTNNWTNYLAQVRITDQYVWQIFQAIQSDPYYAGNTAVFVTNDHGRHLDGVSSGFGGHGDACEGCRKIELLAIGPDFKTGVELNTFGDQRDLCRTTAYLLGMPMPTAQGKVMNVLFK; encoded by the coding sequence ATGCCCGCAATACGCACCCTGCTTTTTTTACTTGCCATTGTTTTTTGCTGTTCCACCTGCAAGGAAGATATTCCGGCCTTTGAAGGCAAAACAAAGCGTGTAATTATTATTCTGGTTGATGGTCCGCGCTGGAGCGAAACCTGGGGCGATAGTTTGCGGCAATACATTCCCTACCGCACACTCATGGCGCAGCAGGGCGTGCTGCTAACCAATTTCCGCAACGAAGGCTTTACCTACACCAATGCCGGCCACACGGCCATTATAAACGGCGGGCACTGGCAAATAGACAACAGCGGACAGGAGCTGCCGCCCGTGCCGGGGCTGTTTCAGTATTACCGCAAAACCTTTTCGGCACCGGCTGATAAAGTGTGGTTAGTGGCCTCGAAAGACAAGCTGCACATACTTACCGATTGTCAGGACCCGGCCTGGCAGGGCCGCTACCGGCCGAGTTTTGATGTGGGCTACAGCGGCGCAGGCACCGGCTACCGGCCCGATTCAATTACCCACGCCCGCGCACTCGATGTACTGCGCACCCATCATCCCGACCTGATGATGATAAGCTACCGCGAGCCTGATTACACCGGGCACACCAACAACTGGACAAATTATCTGGCGCAGGTGCGCATTACCGATCAGTACGTATGGCAGATTTTTCAGGCCATACAAAGCGATCCGTACTACGCCGGCAATACGGCGGTGTTTGTAACCAACGATCATGGCCGGCATCTGGACGGGGTGAGCAGCGGTTTTGGCGGCCACGGCGATGCGTGCGAGGGTTGCCGGAAAATAGAACTCCTTGCCATTGGTCCCGATTTCAAAACAGGCGTGGAGCTCAACACCTTCGGCGATCAGCGCGATCTTTGCCGCACCACGGCTTACCTGCTGGGCATGCCCATGCCTACGGCGCAGGGTAAAGTAATGAATGTGCTGTTTAAGTAG
- a CDS encoding DUF4917 family protein has translation MSIDKIYTYDEVIKSLNAKKRQKHLLLGNGFSMSYDSGIFSYNALSKFLENLDNDILQKLFQIIKTSNFELLMEQLDNVAQIAEVFGADRKVVQNIRNATEALKESLIDAIKELHPEHVFSVPEEKSKSCAAFLYSFLAGGGQIFTTNYDLLLYWVLMRNEIENAIDGFGRDVEESDNWIQEDERQYSELRWGKYKSIQTVHYLHGALQLFDTGIDIIKEEYTNEHFLLENIKTRMEKKEYPIFVTAGNGNEKLSHIVHNKYLANCYESLSTIGGSLICYGFGFGNYDEHIIAAINKAAKKRKDENEKWLPFLASVYIGVYSDADLKHIKSIEKKFKVPVRLYDARTVNVWS, from the coding sequence ATGAGCATAGATAAAATATATACCTATGACGAAGTAATAAAGTCGCTTAATGCAAAGAAACGACAGAAACACTTATTGCTTGGCAATGGTTTTAGTATGTCTTATGATTCGGGCATTTTTTCATACAATGCTCTAAGCAAATTTTTAGAAAACCTTGACAACGATATTCTGCAAAAGCTATTTCAGATAATCAAAACCAGCAACTTTGAATTGTTGATGGAACAATTGGATAATGTGGCACAAATTGCAGAAGTTTTTGGAGCAGACAGAAAGGTTGTTCAGAATATCAGAAACGCAACTGAAGCTCTTAAAGAAAGCCTAATTGATGCTATTAAAGAATTGCATCCTGAACACGTTTTTTCAGTTCCAGAAGAAAAAAGCAAATCCTGTGCAGCATTTCTATATTCTTTTCTTGCAGGGGGAGGACAAATTTTTACAACAAATTACGATTTGCTTTTATATTGGGTGTTAATGCGAAATGAAATAGAAAATGCTATTGATGGATTTGGCCGGGATGTGGAGGAAAGTGACAATTGGATTCAAGAAGATGAAAGACAATACTCTGAACTCCGTTGGGGCAAATACAAAAGCATACAAACTGTTCACTACTTACATGGTGCATTGCAATTATTCGATACAGGTATAGATATAATCAAAGAAGAATACACAAACGAACATTTTTTATTAGAAAACATTAAGACCCGAATGGAGAAAAAGGAATATCCGATTTTCGTAACGGCTGGGAATGGCAATGAAAAACTTTCCCATATTGTTCACAATAAGTATTTAGCTAATTGTTACGAAAGCCTTAGTACAATTGGTGGTTCGCTGATTTGTTATGGTTTTGGCTTCGGCAATTATGACGAACACATTATTGCAGCAATAAACAAAGCAGCAAAGAAACGTAAAGACGAAAACGAAAAATGGCTCCCATTTCTTGCGAGTGTATATATCGGCGTATATTCAGACGCAGATTTGAAACATATAAAATCAATAGAAAAGAAATTCAAAGTTCCCGTTCGTTTGTACGATGCAAGAACTGTAAATGTTTGGAGTTAA
- a CDS encoding gliding motility lipoprotein GldH yields the protein MKPAYLLTAAFALLLLVVAGCDSARLFEENREIENSSWNMNQKLKFDFDIADTQTPYNLYFNLRHTDDYPFSNIYVFFHTTMPGGQTSTDTVEFQLANPQTGTWLGKGQGELHDCQMRFRSGMKFAKAGHYSLEIEQAMRTENLDGIKDAGFRIERAQ from the coding sequence ATGAAACCCGCATACCTCCTTACCGCCGCGTTTGCCCTGCTGCTGCTTGTGGTGGCCGGCTGCGACAGCGCACGCCTGTTTGAAGAAAACCGCGAAATAGAAAACAGCTCCTGGAACATGAACCAGAAGCTGAAGTTTGATTTCGACATTGCCGATACGCAAACGCCCTACAACCTCTACTTCAACCTGCGGCATACCGACGATTATCCCTTCTCCAACATCTACGTGTTTTTTCACACCACCATGCCCGGCGGCCAAACCAGCACCGATACGGTTGAGTTTCAGCTGGCCAATCCGCAAACCGGCACCTGGCTGGGCAAAGGGCAGGGCGAGCTGCACGACTGCCAGATGCGTTTCCGCTCAGGGATGAAGTTTGCCAAAGCGGGCCACTACAGCCTTGAAATTGAACAAGCCATGCGCACCGAAAACCTCGACGGCATTAAGGATGCCGGTTTCCGCATTGAGCGGGCGCAGTAA
- a CDS encoding IPExxxVDY family protein: MGKFRLDIDYDYDFILTGISCHEKPYRLCWAVNKALLLDMVLTEPLSIALKKGDPESKFLLYMHENTDNDTACFIVANRGDRGLLVPEQHQADYFFVAKGPFGRSDEEHMLTALRGIPFVLLAFPLVPAELKSRQNLLF, encoded by the coding sequence ATGGGCAAATTCAGGCTTGATATAGACTACGATTACGATTTCATCCTGACCGGAATTTCCTGTCACGAAAAACCGTACCGGCTTTGCTGGGCTGTAAACAAGGCATTGCTGCTGGATATGGTACTTACCGAACCATTGTCCATTGCCCTGAAGAAAGGCGACCCGGAATCGAAATTCCTGCTGTATATGCACGAGAATACAGACAACGACACGGCCTGCTTTATTGTGGCCAACCGGGGCGACCGCGGGCTGCTTGTGCCGGAGCAGCATCAGGCCGATTATTTCTTTGTGGCAAAAGGCCCTTTCGGCCGCAGCGACGAGGAACACATGCTTACCGCCCTGCGCGGCATTCCGTTTGTGCTGCTGGCCTTTCCATTGGTGCCGGCCGAACTGAAATCGCGGCAGAACCTTTTATTCTGA
- the pyk gene encoding pyruvate kinase, which produces MPTQTNETQRIQFNRTKIVATLGPASSTPEMLEEMARAGADVFRINFSHGKYDDVAAVVKHIREVNRKLGTHIAILGDLQGPKLRIGVVENNGVEIKEGQILTFTTHEMTGTAEKVYITYPQFPKDVKVDENILIDDGKLVLRVVSTNNTDEVKAQVMHGGILSSKKGVNLPNTKISLPCLTPKDLQDLEFALQQQFDWIGLSFVRSGADIIELKHIIRNIDPASKARVIAKIEKPEAVSDIDNIIRETDAIMVARGDLGVEVPMQRVPVIQKMLVRKCLEASKPVIIATQMMESMITNISPSRAEVNDVANSVMDGADAVMLSGETSVGKHPHKVVEAMSKIIAQVEEEHTLYYGERPPLFSSDERYVSDHICYASSQLARHTNAAAIITMTQSGYTAFRISSYRPRASIFVFTDNYSILTQLSLVWGVRGFYYDKNISTDHTIADIKFILKKEGLVVKDDYIINTASIPLSEKGKSNMIKLSIVE; this is translated from the coding sequence ATGCCAACTCAAACAAACGAAACACAACGCATTCAGTTTAACCGCACAAAAATTGTAGCTACACTGGGCCCGGCCTCGTCCACGCCCGAAATGCTTGAAGAAATGGCCCGCGCAGGTGCCGATGTATTCCGCATCAACTTCTCGCACGGCAAGTACGATGATGTGGCCGCAGTAGTGAAACACATCCGCGAAGTAAACCGCAAACTCGGCACACACATTGCCATTCTCGGCGATCTGCAGGGCCCCAAGCTGCGCATTGGCGTGGTAGAAAACAACGGCGTGGAAATTAAGGAAGGACAAATACTCACCTTCACCACCCACGAAATGACCGGCACGGCCGAGAAAGTATATATCACGTACCCGCAGTTTCCGAAAGATGTGAAAGTGGATGAAAACATCCTCATCGACGACGGAAAGCTGGTGCTGCGTGTGGTGTCAACCAACAACACCGACGAAGTAAAAGCGCAGGTGATGCACGGCGGCATCCTCTCGTCGAAAAAAGGCGTGAACCTGCCCAACACCAAAATTTCGCTGCCGTGTCTGACGCCGAAGGATTTGCAGGATCTGGAATTTGCGCTGCAGCAGCAGTTCGACTGGATCGGGCTTTCGTTTGTGCGTTCGGGTGCGGATATTATCGAACTCAAGCACATTATCCGCAACATTGATCCGGCCAGCAAGGCGCGCGTAATTGCCAAAATTGAAAAGCCCGAAGCGGTGAGCGACATCGACAACATTATCCGCGAAACCGATGCGATAATGGTGGCGCGCGGCGATCTGGGCGTGGAAGTGCCCATGCAGCGTGTGCCGGTGATTCAGAAAATGCTGGTGCGCAAATGCCTGGAGGCTTCCAAGCCGGTAATTATTGCCACACAAATGATGGAGAGCATGATTACCAATATTTCGCCCAGCCGCGCCGAAGTAAACGACGTGGCCAACTCGGTTATGGACGGCGCCGATGCCGTGATGCTGAGCGGCGAAACATCAGTAGGCAAACACCCGCACAAAGTGGTGGAAGCCATGTCGAAAATTATTGCACAGGTAGAAGAAGAACACACGCTTTACTACGGCGAACGCCCGCCCCTGTTCAGCTCCGACGAACGCTATGTGTCTGACCACATCTGCTACGCCTCGTCGCAGCTGGCGCGCCACACCAATGCGGCAGCCATTATTACCATGACACAATCGGGCTACACGGCGTTCCGTATTTCGAGCTACCGTCCCCGCGCCAGCATTTTTGTGTTTACCGACAACTACAGCATTCTCACCCAGCTCAGCTTAGTATGGGGCGTGCGCGGTTTTTACTACGACAAAAACATAAGCACCGACCACACCATTGCCGACATCAAATTTATTCTCAAAAAAGAAGGTCTTGTGGTGAAAGATGATTACATCATTAACACCGCCAGCATTCCGCTGAGTGAGAAAGGCAAATCGAACATGATTAAACTCAGCATTGTTGAATAA
- a CDS encoding DUF4386 domain-containing protein has protein sequence MNAKQIFCSACVLLILLSLLASCSIEKRRYFKGYHVMRSHTPQAGRFKPHPDTFPDTVLKAVQPAQEAVPAARHTHHAAPARTPTHTRMQRTHTTPSAHRTATRTHTAQKAHWLKKRSQTTAAKKREPLTKRQLALIIGVSLLLMAVAAAIAAPPLAALFVAGNQALTAANVAAAFGQFATARVSWVLIFVLDVVTAAAMRRYYKKERPKLSGLTALLRLLYGAFLLAGIASLFSVTQTASAAAVYNGLFAFNTIWNAGLIIFGIHLIMLGLMFHNEGGKKWVNVLIKTLLIIAGIGYILTSGAALLFTGTGAVFASIQLILVVPMICGEVFYALWKLIKGGKANTQSESTPN, from the coding sequence ATGAATGCAAAACAAATTTTCTGTAGTGCGTGTGTGCTGTTGATACTGCTTTCGCTGCTTGCCTCGTGCAGTATTGAGAAGCGGCGCTATTTTAAAGGTTATCATGTAATGCGGTCGCACACACCGCAGGCAGGCCGTTTTAAGCCGCATCCCGACACCTTTCCCGATACTGTGCTTAAAGCCGTGCAACCCGCACAGGAAGCTGTGCCCGCAGCAAGGCACACGCACCATGCCGCACCGGCGCGCACGCCTACACATACGCGTATGCAGCGCACGCACACCACACCATCAGCACACCGCACGGCAACGCGCACGCACACCGCACAAAAAGCGCATTGGCTGAAAAAACGCAGCCAGACCACTGCGGCGAAAAAGCGGGAGCCGCTCACAAAGAGACAGCTTGCGCTAATTATCGGTGTGAGTTTGCTGCTCATGGCGGTGGCCGCTGCAATTGCAGCACCGCCTTTAGCGGCCCTGTTTGTGGCCGGCAATCAGGCTTTAACGGCCGCAAATGTGGCCGCCGCATTTGGTCAGTTTGCAACAGCGCGTGTGAGCTGGGTGCTGATCTTTGTGCTTGATGTGGTAACGGCAGCGGCCATGCGGCGCTACTATAAAAAAGAGCGCCCCAAACTGAGCGGACTCACTGCACTTTTGCGCTTGCTGTACGGCGCTTTTCTTTTGGCGGGAATTGCAAGTCTGTTTTCAGTTACCCAAACGGCTTCGGCAGCTGCGGTGTATAACGGACTGTTTGCGTTTAATACAATCTGGAATGCGGGGTTGATTATTTTCGGCATTCACCTGATTATGCTGGGGCTGATGTTTCACAATGAGGGCGGAAAGAAATGGGTGAATGTGCTGATTAAAACACTGCTCATCATTGCCGGTATCGGTTACATTCTTACTTCCGGTGCTGCATTGTTATTTACCGGAACCGGAGCGGTGTTTGCCTCAATTCAACTCATTCTGGTTGTGCCCATGATTTGCGGGGAAGTGTTTTATGCGCTTTGGAAACTGATTAAAGGCGGAAAAGCAAACACGCAATCCGAATCAACCCCAAATTAA
- a CDS encoding M42 family metallopeptidase, producing the protein MKVNTALLGTICETPGAPGHEQRVRELVLREIKKHADEISIDNMGNITALRKGKSSAKKVMIAAHMDEIGFIVTSIDDRGFLHFIPLGGFDPKTLTAQRVIVHGRKDVIGVMGSKPIHMMSPEERNKVVPIGDYFIDLGLPKKEVEKLVRVGDTVTRERALIEMGNCVNCKSLDNRVSVYILIEMLRTLKKPAYDTYAVFTVQEEVGLRGVQASALAINPDFGFGLDTTIAFDVPGSKEHERVTELGKGTAIKIMDSSTICDYRMVAFMRQTAEKHKIPYQMELLPAGGTDTAGIQRYNAGGAIAGAVSIPTRHIHQVIEMCNKDDIAHSIQLLTKCVEEISTYDWSFK; encoded by the coding sequence ATGAAAGTAAATACTGCCCTGCTCGGCACCATCTGCGAAACACCGGGTGCACCCGGACATGAACAGCGCGTCCGCGAACTTGTACTGCGCGAAATAAAAAAGCATGCCGATGAAATAAGCATCGACAACATGGGCAACATTACCGCACTGCGCAAAGGAAAAAGCAGCGCAAAAAAAGTAATGATTGCCGCACACATGGACGAGATCGGTTTCATTGTCACCAGCATAGACGACCGCGGCTTCCTGCATTTTATTCCGCTGGGCGGTTTCGACCCGAAAACACTTACCGCACAGCGCGTAATTGTACACGGCCGCAAAGATGTAATTGGTGTAATGGGCTCAAAACCCATACACATGATGAGTCCCGAAGAGCGCAATAAAGTAGTGCCCATTGGCGATTACTTTATTGACCTGGGCCTGCCCAAAAAGGAAGTGGAGAAACTTGTGCGCGTGGGCGACACGGTAACGCGTGAGCGTGCGCTGATTGAAATGGGCAACTGCGTAAACTGCAAATCGTTGGACAACCGCGTGTCGGTGTACATACTGATTGAAATGCTGCGCACGCTTAAAAAGCCTGCTTACGATACGTATGCCGTGTTTACCGTGCAGGAAGAAGTTGGTTTGCGTGGTGTGCAGGCATCGGCGCTGGCTATTAATCCCGATTTTGGTTTCGGGCTCGATACGACCATTGCATTTGATGTGCCCGGCTCGAAAGAGCACGAGCGTGTAACCGAGCTTGGCAAAGGCACAGCCATCAAGATCATGGACTCGTCAACGATATGCGATTACCGCATGGTGGCGTTTATGCGGCAAACCGCCGAGAAGCACAAGATTCCGTATCAGATGGAACTGCTGCCCGCCGGCGGAACCGATACGGCAGGCATACAGCGTTACAATGCCGGCGGCGCCATTGCCGGTGCGGTGTCTATTCCCACACGCCACATCCATCAGGTAATTGAAATGTGCAATAAAGATGATATTGCGCATTCCATACAGCTGCTTACAAAGTGTGTGGAGGAAATAAGCACTTACGACTGGTCGTTTAAATAA